The following are from one region of the Paenibacillus sabinae T27 genome:
- a CDS encoding VOC family protein: protein MGRLIHFEIHVDDMERAKKFYGEVFGWTFEDWSDYAGMPYWGAVTGDANEPGINGALMQRQGASPQPGQAVNGYACTMGVGDYNVTEAKILQLGGQVAMPKYALPGMAWQGYYMDTEGNLFGIHQPDEHAK, encoded by the coding sequence ATGGGCAGACTCATTCATTTCGAAATTCATGTAGATGACATGGAGCGTGCTAAGAAGTTTTATGGCGAGGTATTTGGATGGACCTTTGAGGACTGGAGTGACTATGCCGGAATGCCTTATTGGGGAGCTGTGACAGGCGATGCAAATGAACCCGGAATCAACGGGGCTTTGATGCAGCGTCAAGGTGCTTCCCCACAACCCGGTCAGGCTGTGAATGGATATGCATGTACCATGGGAGTAGGAGATTATAATGTGACTGAAGCCAAAATCCTCCAACTCGGAGGCCAGGTGGCAATGCCTAAATATGCTCTGCCCGGAATGGCATGGCAAGGATATTACATGGATACCGAAGGGAACCTTTTTGGTATTCATCAGCCAGATGAGCATGCAAAATAG
- the dagF gene encoding 2-dehydro-3-deoxy-phosphogluconate aldolase translates to MTNTGVGIAGRFYKNRAALNVLAGSVRNAKEVYEAAEGYVLVGVLSKNYPTAEAAADAMKEYGAAIEDAVSIGLGAGDNRQAAVVAEIAKSYAGSHINQVFPSVGATRANLGIRGGWINSLVSPSGQPGYVNISTGPASSAGEHAIVPVKAAIGLLRDMGGNALKYFPMNGLSLEAEYRAVAKACGEEGFALEPTGGIDLDNFEAILRIALEAGVPQVIPHVYSSIIDKATGDTRVDDVRTLLAIMKKQVDLHG, encoded by the coding sequence ATGACGAATACAGGAGTGGGAATTGCCGGCCGTTTCTATAAAAACCGGGCGGCTCTAAACGTATTGGCGGGCAGTGTGCGCAACGCCAAAGAGGTGTATGAGGCTGCGGAAGGCTATGTGCTGGTCGGCGTTCTGTCCAAGAACTACCCGACAGCCGAAGCTGCGGCCGATGCGATGAAGGAATACGGCGCCGCCATCGAAGACGCCGTCTCGATCGGGCTGGGCGCCGGCGACAACCGGCAGGCGGCCGTGGTCGCCGAAATCGCCAAATCGTACGCGGGGAGCCATATCAATCAGGTTTTCCCTTCAGTGGGGGCTACCCGGGCCAATCTGGGAATCCGAGGCGGCTGGATCAACAGCCTCGTCTCGCCTTCGGGACAGCCGGGGTATGTCAATATTTCGACCGGCCCTGCAAGCTCTGCGGGCGAGCATGCGATCGTTCCCGTCAAGGCGGCGATCGGACTGCTGCGCGACATGGGCGGCAACGCGCTGAAATACTTCCCGATGAACGGCCTCAGCCTTGAAGCGGAGTACCGGGCCGTCGCCAAAGCCTGCGGAGAGGAAGGCTTCGCGCTGGAGCCGACCGGAGGGATCGACCTGGACAACTTCGAGGCTATCCTGCGGATCGCGCTTGAAGCCGGTGTGCCGCAGGTCATTCCCCATGTGTATTCTTCCATCATCGACAAGGCTACGGGAGACACCCGTGTAGATGATGTCCGCACGCTGCTGGCGATCATGAAGAAGCAGGTTGATCTCCATGGCTAG
- a CDS encoding DUF2975 domain-containing protein produces the protein MKRETLFLKAAVFLIGLPILALCILGLPSIANEAVEHYPAYWVYPLLSVMYASAIPFFIALAQALRLLSYIDKNKAFSELSVKALKNIKYCAITISILYAAGLPLVYLIAEEDDAPGLIVLGMVIVFASIVVAVFAAVLQKLLKNAIDIKSENDLTV, from the coding sequence ATGAAACGGGAAACACTCTTTTTAAAGGCAGCTGTGTTTCTTATTGGATTGCCCATTCTTGCTTTGTGTATATTGGGGTTGCCTTCCATCGCTAATGAAGCAGTAGAACATTATCCAGCTTATTGGGTATATCCCCTTTTAAGCGTTATGTATGCATCGGCGATACCATTTTTTATTGCTTTGGCTCAGGCTTTAAGACTTTTAAGCTACATTGACAAGAACAAGGCTTTCTCGGAATTATCCGTAAAAGCTTTAAAGAATATCAAATACTGTGCAATCACAATCAGCATCCTGTATGCGGCAGGCCTGCCACTTGTATATCTCATAGCAGAGGAAGACGACGCCCCGGGTCTCATCGTACTCGGAATGGTCATTGTTTTTGCCTCCATTGTAGTTGCGGTCTTCGCTGCCGTTCTTCAAAAGCTATTAAAAAATGCCATCGATATAAAATCAGAAAATGATTTAACGGTCTGA
- a CDS encoding sugar kinase, whose product MARTIAAFGEVMMRLQVPGYALLSQSDTLQVSYSGTGVNVVSALARFGHTGYLVTTLPANAIGDAAVANLSKLGILPAQIRRAGAYVGMYVLENGFGPRASRVTYTNRQESSFNTAPEGAYDFTAVARECDIVHFCGISLAMNDTVRRHVLAFAKTVKAAGRLVVFDCNYRPTLWGEGGYAKAKPWYTEMLGLADIVLMNEKDALHILGMQSERETRREQLEELIPQVAAAYGISVIAGTHRTVNPDNTHSLQGFLYKNSAFVYSDKLTFPVYDRIGAGDAYTSGIIHGELEGHSPETTVRFAAAAAMLAHTIQGDTPHSSESAILRAIAEGNGDVER is encoded by the coding sequence ATGGCTAGAACGATCGCCGCCTTCGGGGAAGTGATGATGCGGCTGCAGGTTCCCGGCTACGCCCTGCTGTCGCAGAGCGATACCCTTCAGGTCTCCTATTCCGGAACGGGGGTTAACGTCGTCTCGGCACTGGCACGGTTCGGGCATACCGGCTACCTCGTCACGACGCTGCCCGCCAATGCGATCGGCGACGCAGCGGTCGCCAATCTCAGCAAGCTGGGCATCCTGCCCGCCCAAATCCGGCGGGCGGGCGCGTATGTCGGCATGTATGTGCTGGAGAACGGCTTTGGACCCCGGGCGAGCCGCGTTACCTACACCAACCGGCAGGAGAGCAGCTTCAATACGGCCCCGGAAGGCGCCTATGATTTTACAGCCGTCGCCCGGGAATGCGATATCGTCCATTTCTGCGGCATTTCGCTCGCGATGAACGACACGGTCCGGCGGCATGTGTTGGCCTTCGCAAAGACCGTGAAAGCAGCCGGACGCCTCGTTGTCTTTGACTGCAACTACCGGCCCACCCTTTGGGGCGAAGGCGGGTATGCCAAAGCCAAGCCATGGTATACGGAAATGCTGGGCCTTGCCGATATCGTCCTTATGAACGAGAAGGACGCCCTGCACATTCTGGGAATGCAGAGCGAACGAGAAACCCGGCGGGAGCAGCTGGAAGAGCTGATCCCGCAGGTCGCCGCCGCTTACGGCATCTCCGTCATCGCGGGTACGCACCGCACGGTGAATCCGGACAACACGCATTCGCTGCAAGGGTTTTTATATAAAAATTCCGCCTTCGTCTATTCGGACAAGCTTACCTTCCCAGTCTATGACCGGATCGGAGCCGGAGACGCCTATACTAGCGGAATCATCCACGGAGAGCTGGAAGGCCATTCCCCCGAGACGACCGTCCGTTTCGCCGCAGCGGCTGCGATGCTGGCGCATACGATACAGGGCGATACCCCCCACTCTTCCGAAAGCGCCATTCTTCGGGCCATAGCCGAAGGGAACGGCGATGTAGAAAGGTAG
- the smpB gene encoding SsrA-binding protein SmpB, which produces MGKKADGKVLAQNKKASHDYFIEDTYEAGMVLTGTEIKSLRNGRANIGDAFATIRGGEIFVHNMHISPFEQGNRSNPDDPTRTRKLLLHKEQISKLLGHSKQEGYTIVPLKVYVRNGYAKLLLGIGKGKKQYDKRDSAAKRDAQRDIQRALREKQKVAR; this is translated from the coding sequence ATGGGTAAAAAAGCAGACGGGAAAGTGCTCGCCCAGAACAAAAAGGCTTCCCATGATTATTTTATCGAAGACACCTACGAGGCGGGCATGGTTCTGACGGGAACGGAGATCAAATCGCTGCGCAATGGCCGTGCGAATATCGGGGATGCGTTTGCCACGATTCGCGGTGGTGAGATTTTTGTGCATAACATGCATATCAGTCCATTCGAGCAGGGCAACCGCTCCAACCCGGACGACCCGACGCGCACGCGCAAGCTGCTGCTGCATAAAGAACAGATCAGCAAGCTGCTCGGGCATTCCAAGCAGGAAGGGTATACGATTGTGCCGCTCAAGGTCTACGTGCGCAACGGCTACGCCAAGCTGCTGCTGGGCATCGGCAAAGGGAAGAAACAGTACGACAAACGCGACTCCGCCGCCAAACGTGACGCACAGCGCGATATCCAGCGGGCACTGCGGGAGAAGCAGAAGGTCGCGAGATAA
- a CDS encoding helix-turn-helix domain-containing protein: MAIIINIDVMLAKRKMSVTELSERVGITMANLSILKNGKAKAIRLSTLEAICEALECQPRDLLEYRSDEDAR, from the coding sequence ATGGCGATTATCATCAATATTGACGTGATGCTGGCTAAAAGGAAAATGAGCGTTACCGAACTTTCGGAGAGGGTTGGAATCACGATGGCTAATCTTTCGATTTTGAAAAATGGAAAAGCAAAAGCGATCCGATTATCCACTTTAGAGGCGATTTGCGAGGCTTTGGAGTGCCAACCTAGGGATCTTTTGGAATACCGAAGCGATGAAGACGCCCGGTAA
- a CDS encoding GntR family transcriptional regulator → MNLSRNKRPLYQQIKNIIKDRILHGLYPLETNIPSEPLLEEEFGVSKITVRNAIKELVQEGYLETSSGKGTKVIRNTSTSKRSTWKRFTEVLVEEGHVIHKVLLGAESVTHEEGSKPHSLFGTSGLRIERLYVLDDSPYIHYTHYFPAWIGGVDPAELDAQSLYGWMEERKVTIAKFRDEFGVAPPPPGVEALLKSGKGMPLLKRYRYAYDESGSVVEYSEGYYRSELQPYVVNYDV, encoded by the coding sequence ATGAATCTATCCCGCAACAAGCGGCCCTTATACCAGCAGATCAAAAACATAATCAAAGACCGGATTCTCCACGGCTTGTACCCGCTGGAAACCAACATCCCGTCCGAGCCGCTCCTTGAGGAAGAATTCGGCGTCAGCAAGATCACCGTCCGTAACGCGATCAAGGAACTGGTCCAGGAAGGATATCTGGAGACAAGCAGCGGCAAGGGTACCAAAGTTATCCGCAACACCAGCACCTCGAAGCGCTCAACCTGGAAACGGTTTACAGAGGTGCTGGTGGAGGAAGGGCATGTCATTCATAAGGTGCTGCTTGGCGCGGAGAGCGTTACCCATGAGGAGGGCAGCAAGCCCCACAGCCTGTTCGGGACCTCCGGCCTGCGGATCGAGCGCCTCTATGTGCTGGACGATTCGCCCTACATCCATTACACCCACTACTTCCCAGCCTGGATTGGCGGGGTTGACCCGGCAGAGCTTGATGCGCAGTCCCTGTACGGCTGGATGGAGGAGCGCAAGGTCACAATCGCCAAATTCCGAGATGAATTCGGGGTGGCGCCTCCGCCGCCCGGCGTCGAGGCGCTGCTGAAATCCGGCAAGGGCATGCCGCTGCTCAAAAGATACCGTTACGCCTATGATGAATCCGGCAGCGTCGTTGAATACAGCGAGGGCTATTACCGCTCGGAGCTCCAACCCTATGTCGTCAATTACGATGTCTAA
- a CDS encoding VOC family protein codes for MTNANQTIVPHIWYDKEAVEAANFYASVFPESKVTSVTTLHDTPSGDCDQVSFEIWGQKFMAISAGPYFKLNPSVSFFVNFDPSRDKDAAQKIDEVWNKLSEGGQALMPLDKYPFSERYGWIQDKYGVSWQLILTNPEGEERPAIVPSLLFVGEKCGKAEEAMSLYLSIFGNSRQGTIARYPKGSDPDQEGTIMFSDFMLEKQWFTVMDSAHDHKFNFNEAISFMVKCDSQEEIDHYWEKLSAVPEAEQCGWLTDKFGVSWQIVPAEMDEMLEKGTPEQIARVTKAFLQMKKFDLAALHKAYKGE; via the coding sequence GTGACAAACGCGAATCAGACCATCGTGCCGCATATATGGTATGACAAAGAAGCGGTAGAAGCGGCTAATTTTTACGCCTCTGTTTTCCCCGAATCCAAGGTTACGAGTGTGACGACACTTCATGACACACCGTCAGGCGACTGTGATCAAGTCTCTTTTGAAATATGGGGGCAGAAGTTTATGGCCATCAGTGCAGGGCCGTATTTTAAGTTAAATCCGTCCGTGTCTTTCTTCGTTAATTTTGATCCGTCACGCGATAAGGACGCAGCACAGAAAATAGATGAGGTCTGGAACAAATTATCTGAGGGTGGCCAAGCTTTGATGCCGCTTGATAAGTATCCATTCAGTGAGCGGTACGGCTGGATTCAGGATAAATATGGCGTATCCTGGCAGCTGATCCTTACGAATCCGGAAGGTGAGGAGCGGCCGGCTATTGTACCGTCGTTACTGTTTGTCGGTGAAAAGTGTGGTAAAGCTGAAGAGGCCATGTCGCTCTATTTATCCATATTTGGAAACTCGCGGCAAGGAACGATTGCCCGCTATCCAAAGGGCTCGGACCCTGACCAGGAAGGAACCATTATGTTCTCTGACTTCATGCTGGAGAAGCAGTGGTTTACCGTAATGGACAGCGCGCACGATCATAAATTCAATTTCAACGAAGCCATCTCCTTTATGGTGAAATGCGATTCGCAAGAGGAGATTGATCACTACTGGGAGAAGCTTTCTGCAGTTCCCGAGGCTGAACAATGCGGCTGGTTGACCGATAAGTTTGGTGTGTCGTGGCAGATTGTTCCGGCCGAGATGGACGAGATGCTGGAGAAGGGAACACCGGAGCAAATTGCGCGTGTGACGAAGGCCTTTCTGCAGATGAAGAAATTTGACCTTGCAGCATTGCATAAGGCTTATAAGGGCGAGTGA
- the rnr gene encoding ribonuclease R yields the protein MITQENLLNFMRETAYKPMTYEELIDHFHFAEEAELKEFNVLLSTLEQDGRIVLTRTRRYGVPERMDLLRGRLQAHAKGFAFLIPDDREHPDVYIHANDIKSAMNGDIVLVRITSRSHTGGRMEGEVVRIVRRGVLQTVGVFQNLETYGFVLPDDKRINRDIFIPKESFNGAVDGEKVVVRIVNYPEGRAAAEGEVIEILGHKDDPGVDILSVIRKHQLPEAFPEEVMAEALTAPDSITEEEIVRQNRRDLRGLNIVTIDGEDAKDLDDAVNVARLENGHYKLGVHIADVSYYVRENSALDKEAYDRGCSVYLVDRVIPMLPHRLSNGICSLNPQVDRLTMSCEMEFDENMKVVKHDIFTSVIRTKERMTYTNVRKILLDEDPELLKRYTPLIEDFRLMQEIAMKLRDARMKRGAVDFDFQESKIIVDENSKAVDIVKRERSIAEQIIEEFMLAANETVAEHFHWLKVPFLYRIHEDPDPEKLQNFMAFAANFGYHVKGRGNSVHPRALQKLLEDIHGTKEQTVISTMMLRSMKQAKYDAESTGHFGLAAEYYSHFTSPIRRYPDLVIHRVIREVLESGGALGEKRHEYLASRMPDIAQQSSERERVAVEAERDTEQLKKAEYMLDKVGEEFEAMVSSVTSFGMFVELENTVEGLIRLSNLTDDYYHFDEGHMALIGERTSKVFRIGDEVKIRVAKVNMDDHTIDFELVDMKPRAAGERRSGGFGGGGRNGKGGRDRRGGHGAAAAGAGGGKSRGGGKGGAAAAGSRGKRGRGGRVHGGGQAGSGAAPGGSERGGRGNGAVATGGEPGSGARGRKAEAGDAGGSRGINFSFGSGKGGYGAPPGSRGDVYTGVDGDTKIRTREDLGGGFGGGGGKSRRKRKSQNGVFIGDTVTPGNVELSAPLGEKRKKKKKKKQS from the coding sequence ATGATAACACAAGAGAATCTGCTGAATTTCATGCGGGAAACCGCTTATAAACCAATGACGTATGAGGAATTGATCGACCATTTTCATTTCGCGGAAGAAGCGGAGCTGAAGGAATTCAACGTGCTGCTGAGCACCCTGGAGCAGGATGGACGGATCGTGCTGACCCGTACCCGGCGCTACGGCGTGCCGGAGCGGATGGACTTGCTTCGCGGCCGTCTGCAGGCTCATGCGAAGGGCTTTGCTTTTCTTATTCCCGACGACCGGGAGCATCCCGACGTGTATATTCATGCTAATGATATCAAAAGCGCCATGAACGGCGACATCGTGCTTGTCCGGATTACATCGCGCAGCCATACAGGCGGCCGGATGGAGGGCGAAGTGGTGCGCATTGTACGCCGGGGCGTGCTGCAAACGGTCGGCGTATTTCAAAATCTGGAGACTTACGGCTTTGTGCTGCCGGATGACAAGCGGATCAACCGCGATATTTTTATCCCGAAGGAATCGTTTAACGGTGCGGTAGACGGTGAAAAAGTCGTGGTCCGCATCGTGAATTATCCGGAAGGCCGTGCGGCGGCGGAAGGGGAAGTTATCGAGATTCTGGGTCATAAGGACGACCCCGGCGTCGATATTTTATCGGTTATCCGCAAGCATCAGCTGCCGGAAGCTTTTCCCGAAGAGGTTATGGCCGAAGCGCTTACCGCTCCCGACTCCATTACGGAAGAGGAAATTGTAAGACAGAACCGCCGCGACCTGCGGGGCCTGAATATCGTCACTATTGACGGGGAAGACGCCAAAGACCTGGATGATGCGGTCAACGTCGCCCGTCTGGAGAACGGCCATTACAAGCTTGGCGTGCATATTGCCGACGTCAGCTATTATGTGCGCGAGAACTCGGCACTGGATAAGGAAGCATATGACCGGGGCTGCAGCGTCTATCTGGTCGACCGGGTAATTCCGATGCTGCCGCACCGTCTGTCGAACGGCATCTGTTCTTTGAATCCGCAAGTGGACAGGCTTACCATGTCGTGCGAGATGGAATTTGACGAGAATATGAAGGTTGTGAAGCATGATATTTTTACCAGCGTGATCCGCACCAAGGAACGCATGACTTACACCAATGTGCGCAAGATTCTGCTGGATGAAGATCCCGAGCTGCTGAAGCGCTACACCCCGCTGATTGAGGACTTCCGGCTGATGCAGGAAATTGCGATGAAGCTGCGGGATGCGCGGATGAAACGGGGAGCCGTTGACTTCGACTTTCAGGAAAGCAAAATCATCGTCGACGAGAACAGCAAAGCGGTCGATATCGTAAAAAGAGAGCGTTCCATCGCCGAGCAGATCATTGAGGAATTCATGCTAGCGGCGAACGAGACGGTGGCGGAGCATTTCCACTGGCTGAAGGTGCCGTTCTTGTACCGGATTCACGAGGACCCGGACCCTGAGAAGCTGCAGAACTTTATGGCTTTTGCGGCCAACTTCGGTTATCACGTTAAGGGCCGGGGTAATTCTGTCCATCCCCGCGCGCTGCAAAAGCTGCTGGAGGATATTCATGGCACGAAGGAGCAGACGGTCATCAGCACGATGATGCTCCGCTCCATGAAGCAGGCGAAGTACGATGCGGAGAGCACAGGGCATTTCGGGCTAGCTGCCGAATATTATTCGCACTTCACCTCACCGATCCGGCGTTATCCCGACCTTGTGATTCACCGGGTCATCCGCGAGGTGCTGGAGAGCGGCGGAGCGCTCGGCGAGAAGCGCCATGAATATTTGGCGAGCCGGATGCCGGATATCGCCCAGCAGTCCTCCGAGCGCGAGCGCGTCGCGGTGGAAGCGGAGCGGGATACGGAGCAGCTCAAGAAGGCGGAGTATATGCTGGACAAGGTCGGCGAGGAATTCGAGGCGATGGTCAGCAGCGTGACCAGCTTCGGCATGTTCGTCGAGCTGGAAAATACCGTCGAAGGGCTGATCCGTCTGAGCAATCTGACGGATGATTACTACCACTTCGACGAGGGTCATATGGCGCTCATCGGGGAGCGCACCTCAAAGGTGTTCCGCATCGGCGACGAGGTGAAGATCCGCGTTGCCAAGGTGAACATGGACGACCACACGATCGACTTCGAGCTGGTCGACATGAAGCCGCGCGCGGCGGGTGAGCGTCGCAGCGGAGGTTTTGGCGGCGGCGGTCGGAACGGCAAAGGTGGCCGCGACCGCAGAGGCGGCCACGGCGCGGCCGCTGCAGGCGCTGGGGGCGGCAAGAGCCGCGGCGGCGGTAAGGGCGGAGCCGCCGCAGCGGGCAGCCGCGGCAAGCGTGGCCGCGGTGGGCGCGTGCACGGCGGCGGCCAGGCCGGAAGCGGCGCGGCACCCGGCGGCTCCGAGCGTGGCGGCCGGGGCAATGGCGCCGTCGCCACCGGCGGCGAGCCGGGCAGCGGGGCTCGCGGCCGGAAGGCCGAAGCTGGGGATGCCGGCGGTTCCCGCGGCATCAACTTCAGCTTCGGCTCCGGCAAGGGCGGCTACGGCGCGCCGCCCGGGAGCCGCGGCGACGTGTACACCGGCGTCGACGGTGACACAAAGATCCGCACCCGCGAGGATCTCGGGGGCGGTTTCGGCGGCGGCGGAGGCAAGAGCCGCCGCAAGAGAAAATCCCAAAACGGCGTCTTCATCGGCGACACCGTAACCCCGGGCAACGTGGAGCTATCGGCTCCGCTCGGCGAGAAGCGAAAGAAAAAGAAGAAGAAAAAGCAAAGCTAA
- a CDS encoding type II toxin-antitoxin system death-on-curing family toxin, whose protein sequence is MSKIRYLSAEEAIAINIAMIQRYSPGEQTGVKETALLESAIHRPKSSAFGEDAYPTIFEKSAALFESLGQNHPFHNANKRTAFTALVIFLRYNGLQFKMNTKQAEDFTVDMVNHKYAFDELAEIIKKYCVVI, encoded by the coding sequence ATGAGTAAAATACGATATTTATCTGCAGAAGAAGCTATAGCCATTAACATAGCCATGATTCAACGTTACAGTCCAGGTGAACAAACGGGCGTCAAGGAAACGGCTCTGCTGGAGTCCGCTATCCATCGCCCTAAATCTTCTGCTTTTGGCGAGGATGCTTACCCTACTATTTTCGAAAAATCAGCTGCCCTATTTGAGTCATTAGGACAAAATCATCCCTTCCACAATGCTAACAAACGTACAGCCTTCACCGCTTTAGTTATTTTTCTGCGTTACAACGGTTTGCAGTTTAAAATGAATACTAAGCAGGCCGAAGATTTCACGGTCGACATGGTCAACCACAAATACGCCTTTGATGAACTGGCCGAGATTATTAAGAAGTATTGCGTAGTTATTTAA
- a CDS encoding RBBP9/YdeN family alpha/beta hydrolase, which produces MSRSFLVLYGVGGSGPDHWQRWLQQELVKQGEKVYFPDFPDKDQPDKDVWLDYLSSVFEEISQDEEVIVVAHSLACIMWFHYAASHPKRKIQRAILVAPPSPFLEYEPVMTFFPVPENLVDIATVAEKTLFVLSSTDPYCSVEDASQYLDLGIPCVMLPKMGHINVEAGYGPWPWILDVCLNQQVTL; this is translated from the coding sequence ATGAGTAGAAGCTTTCTCGTTTTGTATGGAGTCGGCGGCAGTGGACCCGATCATTGGCAAAGATGGTTACAGCAAGAGCTGGTGAAGCAAGGTGAAAAAGTCTATTTTCCTGACTTTCCAGACAAAGATCAACCAGACAAGGATGTTTGGCTCGACTATTTATCTTCTGTTTTTGAAGAAATTTCGCAAGATGAAGAAGTAATCGTTGTGGCACACAGCTTAGCGTGCATCATGTGGTTTCACTATGCGGCTTCACATCCGAAACGAAAAATTCAGAGAGCCATTCTAGTGGCGCCGCCTTCGCCATTTTTGGAATATGAGCCTGTGATGACGTTTTTTCCTGTGCCGGAAAACTTGGTTGATATTGCAACAGTTGCGGAAAAGACGCTGTTTGTTTTATCCTCAACGGACCCTTATTGTTCGGTAGAAGATGCTTCTCAATATTTAGATTTAGGGATTCCTTGCGTTATGTTGCCTAAAATGGGACACATCAACGTTGAAGCGGGCTACGGTCCATGGCCGTGGATTCTCGATGTATGCTTGAACCAGCAGGTTACACTATGA
- a CDS encoding AbrB family transcriptional regulator: protein MNRMVDMERKVTKFGNSLGITMTDALKQVGLGQGDTVQIDVNQTTGEIIIRKSTKVSLPNGISDDFMDTLSNVIEEYDLTLRGLKDR, encoded by the coding sequence ATGAACAGGATGGTGGACATGGAGCGGAAAGTAACGAAGTTTGGCAACAGTTTAGGCATAACCATGACCGATGCGTTGAAGCAAGTAGGTTTAGGACAAGGAGATACCGTTCAGATTGATGTAAATCAAACAACGGGGGAAATTATTATCAGGAAATCGACAAAAGTATCCCTGCCTAATGGCATTAGCGATGATTTTATGGATACGCTCAGCAATGTTATTGAAGAATATGACCTTACCTTACGGGGTCTTAAAGATCGATGA
- a CDS encoding DUF817 domain-containing protein has product MRALMQLVRFGSEQALSCLFPVVIFSSLALTQNLPLPFLPRYDWMLIICLLMQWWMVRSGLETRDELKVITLFHLIGLALELFKVHMGSWSYPEEGYFKIGGVPLYSGFMYASVASYLCQAWRRFKVELVKWPPFLVVVPLAAAIYLNFFTHHYWIDARWWLSGLVVIVFWKSWVTYEVGGTRYRMPLALSFVLIGFFIWLAENIATFFGAWQYPNQTEAWSLVHLGKVSSWLLLVIVSFLIVAALKQVKGRNS; this is encoded by the coding sequence ATGAGAGCACTAATGCAGCTCGTTCGTTTTGGCTCAGAGCAGGCCCTGTCCTGTTTGTTTCCTGTCGTTATTTTTTCCTCTTTGGCTTTGACACAAAACCTGCCGCTCCCCTTCCTGCCTCGGTATGACTGGATGCTCATCATCTGCCTTCTGATGCAGTGGTGGATGGTGCGTTCCGGGCTTGAAACACGGGATGAACTAAAGGTGATCACCTTGTTTCACCTGATCGGGCTCGCTCTTGAACTTTTCAAGGTACATATGGGCTCCTGGTCTTATCCGGAGGAAGGCTATTTCAAAATCGGGGGAGTCCCTTTGTATAGCGGATTCATGTACGCAAGCGTAGCGAGTTATCTTTGCCAGGCGTGGAGGCGGTTTAAGGTTGAGCTGGTGAAGTGGCCGCCTTTTTTGGTAGTCGTACCTCTTGCTGCTGCGATTTATTTGAACTTTTTTACCCACCATTATTGGATTGACGCTCGTTGGTGGTTATCTGGACTTGTAGTGATCGTCTTTTGGAAGTCTTGGGTCACATATGAGGTTGGTGGAACCCGTTACCGTATGCCGCTCGCGCTTTCTTTTGTGCTTATCGGATTTTTTATATGGCTCGCTGAAAATATCGCAACGTTCTTTGGAGCTTGGCAATATCCAAACCAAACCGAGGCATGGAGTCTCGTTCATCTGGGAAAGGTGAGTTCATGGCTCTTATTAGTGATTGTTAGCTTTCTTATTGTAGCGGCGTTAAAGCAGGTTAAGGGGAGAAATTCATGA
- a CDS encoding retropepsin-like aspartic protease, protein MRIDVRYGLPFTEVIICYRGEELHLNNFLLDTGLAGTIFNADVVDDIGVKIEPGYFLNKIRGVGGVEVVYSKQFDFVSTGEASLEGFEVEIGEIDYGMEIDGILGFDFIQSAGLVIDSKELLVATK, encoded by the coding sequence ATGAGGATTGACGTGAGGTACGGGCTGCCTTTTACCGAAGTGATTATTTGTTACCGTGGTGAAGAGCTTCATTTGAATAATTTTTTGCTGGACACAGGTTTGGCAGGAACAATTTTTAACGCTGATGTGGTCGATGACATTGGTGTGAAAATTGAACCAGGTTATTTTCTCAATAAGATCAGAGGTGTGGGTGGAGTAGAGGTCGTCTATTCCAAGCAGTTTGATTTTGTGAGTACGGGAGAGGCTTCTCTAGAAGGGTTTGAAGTTGAAATTGGGGAAATTGACTACGGCATGGAGATCGATGGCATTCTTGGCTTTGACTTTATCCAATCTGCCGGGTTAGTGATAGATTCTAAAGAGTTGCTAGTGGCAACAAAATGA